In Streptomyces durocortorensis, a genomic segment contains:
- a CDS encoding 3-oxoacyl-ACP reductase produces MSLPLPLDGLSAIVTGAGRGLGRAEALELARLGAAVVVNDYGQPGRDGSGEASAAPAEEVAAEIRAAGGRAVAHLGDVSDHEQARALVESAVSTYGRLDILVNNAGILRDRMIFSMTEDEWDAVVRVHLKGHFNTTHFAAAHWRARSKEAGGPVYGRIVNTSSEAFLAGSAGQPNYAAAKGGIVGLTTSTALALARYGVTVNAICPRARTRMTEDVFAGFQEPADGTLDPLAPEHVSPLVGYLASPAAAGVNGQLLVVHGGMVAVVERPRVAARFDAAKEAFTFAELDELLTPYYAERPPNETFAAAEVLGLKRQ; encoded by the coding sequence ATGTCACTTCCCCTCCCGCTGGACGGGCTGTCCGCGATCGTCACCGGCGCGGGCCGCGGCCTCGGCCGCGCCGAAGCCCTCGAACTGGCCCGGCTCGGCGCGGCCGTCGTCGTCAACGACTACGGACAGCCGGGCCGTGACGGCTCCGGCGAGGCGTCCGCCGCGCCCGCCGAGGAGGTCGCCGCCGAGATCCGGGCAGCCGGCGGCCGTGCCGTCGCCCACCTCGGCGACGTCTCCGACCACGAACAGGCCCGGGCGCTCGTGGAATCGGCGGTCTCCACCTACGGCCGGCTCGACATCCTCGTCAACAACGCGGGCATCCTGCGCGACCGGATGATCTTCTCGATGACCGAGGACGAGTGGGACGCGGTGGTCCGCGTCCACCTCAAGGGCCACTTCAACACCACGCACTTCGCCGCCGCCCACTGGCGCGCCCGGTCCAAGGAAGCGGGCGGCCCGGTCTACGGGCGCATCGTCAACACCTCGTCGGAGGCGTTCCTCGCGGGCTCGGCGGGCCAGCCCAACTACGCGGCGGCCAAGGGCGGCATCGTCGGTCTCACCACCTCCACCGCACTGGCTCTCGCCAGGTACGGCGTCACCGTCAACGCCATCTGCCCGCGCGCCCGGACCCGGATGACCGAGGACGTGTTCGCGGGCTTCCAGGAACCGGCCGACGGGACCCTGGACCCGCTGGCTCCCGAGCATGTCTCCCCGCTCGTCGGCTACCTCGCCTCACCTGCGGCGGCCGGGGTCAACGGGCAGCTGCTGGTCGTCCACGGGGGCATGGTCGCCGTCGTCGAACGGCCGCGGGTGGCCGCCCGGTTCGACGCGGCGAAGGAGGCGTTCACCTTCGCCGAACTGGACGAGCTGCTCACCCCGTACTACGCGGAGCGCCCGCCGAACGAGACCTTCGCGGCAGCCGAAGTGCTGGGGCTGAAGCGGCAGTAG